The genomic DNA CGGCGTTTTCGATGAACTTCGCGGAAAGATGTCCTCCCACTTTGATTACGTTCTTGCCGTCGCCCTTGATTCCGCCGCTCACTTCCAGATCCCTTCCGACCTGGAGTTCGGAAGATTCCACGTTTCCTTTTACGATCAAACTTCCGTTCGTGGTTACGGAGGCGCCCGGCTCGATGTCCCCCTTGACGACGACATTACCGTCGTAGTTGACGTTCCCGGTTCCGAGTCCTACGTTGGAATCGATTTGCAATTCCTGGGAAACGGTTACCGAAGTTTCCGTAGAAAAGATAGCGCCGTTCGTGCTCGAAAAATATTCCCGCAATTCCTTTCCGTCCACTAACCCTGTTCTTTCCTGAACGTTCTTACCGATCGTAAGCTTGGGACGTTTGATCGAGGGGGGAGCGATGGGTTTTCCGAAGACGTCGACTCCTTGCTTTCCGGGAATCCCTTCGAAAAGACTCGCGAGCTTCTCTCCCTCTTTTACATAAATATAACGTTCGATATTTCTGAAATCGGCTTTTCCATCTTCTCCGATCTTCACGCGCTGGGCCTGAGGATGGTAGAATTTCACCCAACCGTCTTCCCCTTTCATTGCAGGGACTCCCGCTGCGATCGGAAACGTGACCGGAGAAAAATTCATTTTGGAAGTGGCTTCCGCGAGTTGCTTCAGGACTTGGTAGATTTTATCGTTCAGAACCCGTTCTTGGGAAATGTCTCTTCCGTGCAAGAACTCCAGAATGACTCCGGTAGATAAGGCTCGCCCTCTGATCATTCCCGGACGGATCGTAAGCTCCGCGGATAAAGCATCATTGGCCACCTTTAAGGTGAATACGCTTTCCCAGCTAGTATCTTGTTCAGGCAACCCTGACTTTTGTTCAGTACTCACTGCCATTCTACCTTACTAACAATCGAGCCCTGGTCTCTGTTGCTTCGTTTTTTGGAAACAACTCTAAGTTAACAAGTTTCTGACTTTTCGATTCTTAGTTCTTTTTTTTCACGTCGACAAGAGGAACCACCGACCACTGTCGAAGTCTCACATGCCTCCATATATTCGTCGACTAACAAACGGTCCGACTCGAGGTATTTTAGGACGAAACTAGTAACTTACCTGACGGATAATTTCGTATAAAACCTCACCCTATTTACGAAAAATCCGACGCCTTTTCAAGAAAATATCCCCAGAGACGCGCCAAAGGCAGAATCTCGGGGATTTGGGTGTAGAACGGCAAATGATCGCCGTGGGTCAATAATTTTGAGCTCAAATGGCTGGAGGCAATTTTCCGTTCTCGCAGGGCGGAATATAAGGTTTCGGACTCGGCCGGCGAAATTACCGGATCATCCGCACCGTGCAACAAAGCGATCGGGGACCGCCAGGACTCGACGACTCCCCTAGGGGAATTTTCCCGGATGAAATTCCGAGGGAGTTGGTTCAAAATCTCTTCGGAGAGAGTTCGGCTCGAAAAGAGGAAGTACCCACGTTTCTCACGAATTCCCTTTCCTTTTCCGAGAGATCCGAAATCAATTTCGGTGCGACGGCCGCGTCTCCGGTCCGTTGCAAACCCGCATCCAAGGAGGATTCCAGATAAAACCGTTTTAAACCGGTAAGCTCGGAACGGACCTTGTCTACGTAATTGTACAGTACCACAAAAACCGCATATGGATCCCTCTCGAAATTCGAAACCACATATGGGAGCGTCGTTCCAAAATCGAAGTAGGTGCCGACGAGAAGGGTCGCGCCCAGTCTCGACTGATCCTCTTCTTGCGCGAGCGCAACCATCCCCATTCCGGCGGAAAAACTCGCGGAAAGAAAGGAGACAGACTTCCCTTCCCGTTTTCCGATGGCCCGGAAAACGGACCGAATTTTTCGGACGGTTTCGTCGGTAATCTGCAGATTCTTCACTTCCGTCAGTTCAGGGAGATACACTTTGAACCCTGTATTCCTCAGGTGGGTCGCCAGCACCAAAATTCTCTTGTCCTCGATTCCTTTGGCGCTCATTCCGTGCTGTAGATAAATTACCGGAGAGTTATCTTCAGGACCGAGAATCTTCGTTCGTACCGAGACTCCGATTTCCGACTCCAATTCGACTTCAAGAATCGGAGATATGGGAGAATCTCGAAATCCCGCATAACGTAATAAAAAGGGAAACCCGGTAAATATGGTATCGTCGATCATTTCGATTTAGGATAAGATCTCGCGAATCCGAGAGGGTTCAATATTTCCGCATCAGCAAAACCAGATAGATTCTGCCCAGATATTGTTTCGCGATTTCGTCCTTCAGAAAATAGATCAATATATATTGCCTGTATTGCTCGGAATCTATCGGAACGAGTTTATGGTTCAGATTCTCCGGAGGGGATACTTCCATTTCGAATCTCCCCGACTTCATTTCGGATATCAACTCCGCGCAGATTTGATTCGCGAATTCGAGCATGATGGAGGCGGCGTGGCTTCGGATCGTAGGATCTATATGGAAGGACTTTGCTATCTTCGGAAGCAATTTCAGCTTCGTATAGCCGTCCATCGCGAGAAATAACTTTCCTTCCGCTTCTCCCTTGAATTCCACACAGGTGCAGTTCTCGTAACATAGCCCTTCGTTTCTCGAAGGACCGAACGCTTCCCTTACTGCATGCACCCCCAAACTCTTATCGATGAATTCGGGAAAAATCTGCGAAACGGTGAGTATGAACTTTTCGTCGAGGAGTGGATCTATATTTACAGACATACTAAACGGTTCGGTCCTTCTTCCAAAGATAGATACAACGCTTCCCTAGCTTTCGGTTCCCAATCCCTATCGTCTTTCCTGACGCGGACTCCGGCCCCCACATTCAACGAACGTTTGGGAGAACCTAAAAATTCCATCAGGGAAGGAAGAGATTTCTGAAAAGAGATCCAGTCGGAAGTGGACAAAAACGAAGCCGCCCGGTTTCCGCGGATTCGATAAAGAAGGATGGAATCATGGAATTTCTCCGACCACCATCGACCGAAACTTTTCAGTAGGACCGAACGTTCGTCGATCGAAGCGAACTCCAGGAACAGGAGTATTTTAGGTTCTTCTCCTTCCTTTCTTTCTTTTTCCAAGGCGTTGCAGAATGCCAAATAGGATCCCCATCCGGTCTCGAAATCCTCCGTCTTGGAGGAAAGTGCCAGAGCTTCCGCGAAAGAGTGTATTTTTCTCGATAACTCTTTCTCTCTCGATTCTCCGCCATCTTCCAGACCGTTACACACCACCTTTCCCATCTCGGAGCCTTCCCATTCCAGAACCCAGGTCAATCCATCCGACTCCTCTACGACGGCTTCCGGAAATCCTTCGGATAGGACGATCAAACTTCTCTGTTTGGATGCGCAGCGGCTCAGCTTTCCGTACTGGGAGAACAATTGGATCTCCCAACTTCCGTACTCCGAGAGGGAATCCAAAAAGTCGCGAATGGATTCGTAGATTTTTCCCTTTACCGGCAAATGAAAATAACTTCTTTGAGAGAGGTCCGAAACCGTTTCGATTTCGGACGGTTTCGAAAAATCTTTCGGCAGCTCGGGACTTTCCGGTATTTCCTCGGGAGAAACTTCCTTAGGGACTTCGGAAGATTCCGATTTCCGTTCCAAATTGGTTCGCACTACAAACCCGAACAATGCCAGAAGCGCAAAAGATACGCTTCCCAAAGCAAGGACTTGTCCGTCCATCCAAACCGAAGGCTGTTCCGCGAAGCCGGGAAAAATAAGAAAAAAATCCCTGAAAAATTGCATTTTATCGGACTCCGTTCCGTTACTATATGTAACGGGCGGATTTCTCCCCGGCTCAAACGATTTTTCCATGAAACTGTATTCGGAACTCGCGGAATATTATTTCGATATAGAAAAGAACGCCCGAAAGTTCGATTTAGAAACCCAATTTTTAGACCGACTCTTCCGCAAACATAGGATCCGAAACGTTCTGGATCTGGGCTGCGGAACGGGAGAACACGTGACCCATTTCCAGGGCCTCGGCTATAAATTAAGAGGGGTCGATTCTTCCGCGAGAATGATCGAAGTCGCCAAAAAACGGTACTCCCATTGTAGGTTCGAAGTCGGCTCCATGCAAACGTACAAATCCCAGGAACAATGGGACGGGATCATTAGCCTATTCGGCTCCTTCAATTACCTTCTCACGAACGAAGAAGTGGAATCCACCTTAAAACAACTGGAGTCGAACTTAAAACCTGCCGGGATCGCGGTACTAGAAGTCTGGAATGCGGAACCGTTACGCAAAATCAAACGCAAAGCGATCACTCCCGTTTCTCAAACCAAAACGAGAAACACCGTGATCCAAAGAAATCGGGGATTCAGATTGGTCCGAGCAGACCAATCCACAGTGGTGGAAGTCAATTATATCTATAATTTGAATTCCAAGGAAGTAAAGGACAAACACCTGATGCGGGCCTACTTCTTGACCGAATTCCAAAGGATCCTATCCAAACACCGGATGGAAATCCTGAACGTGTATTCGAATTACAACGAGGTAAAGTTCCGCAGCAATGCAGGGCGGATGATTCTCGTATTGAAAAAGAAAAGCGCTTAAAGAGACCGGGCCCTGCTCGATACCTTGGCCCGATTCCGAACGGATCCGAAAAATCCTTCCCAATCCGCATTCCGTTTGAGATCTTAGATCCCCGGAGGAAATAGATGGCCGAAAGTTTTGATGTGACCGTAATCGGCGGAGGACCGGGCGGATACGTGGCTGCGATTCGCGCGGCGCAATTGGGTCTGAACGTCTGCTTGATCGAAAAGGAGAGACTCGGCGGAATCTGCCTCAATTGGGGATGCATTCCCACCAAAGCTCTTCTGGAATCCGCTCACCTTCTGGAATCGGCGCGTAAGGCAGAATCATTCGGACTTAAAATTTCCGGTATCAGCGCCGATTTTCCCGCAATCGTCAAACGTTCCAGAGGAGTCGCGGATACGATGGCCAACGGTGTCGATTTTCTCATGAAGAAAAATAAGATTTCCGTTAAGAAGGGAAGCGCGGTGTTCAAGGATAAGAACACGATCTGGCTTCCGGATTCCTCCAAGGAGGAAATCCGTTCCGAATTCTTCATCATCGCTACCGGGGCAAGACCGAGAGAACTTCCGGGACTTCCGTTCGACGGGGAGAAGGTACTTTCCAGCAAACACGCAATGATCCAGGACTCCGCTCCGAAATCGCTCGCAATCGTAGGAGCGGGAGCCATAGGAGCCGAGTTTGCCGATTTTTACGCCAGCATGGGAACCCAAGTGACCTTGATCGAAATGCAGGACAGAATTCTACCGTTGGAGGATCCGGAAATTTCCGGGCTGCTGAATCGTTCCTTCTCGAAACGGGGAATCCAGGTTTTGGTAAATGTGGGCGTCTCGGATCCCAAAGCGGATGCGAAGGGGGTTTCCTTTCTTCTCAAAGGAGAAGGTCTTCCTCCGGAAGGAGAACGCAGGGAATTCGAAAAAGCGTTAGTCGCCATTGGAGTCGTCCCGAATACGGAAGGGATGTCTCTGGAGGAGATCGGTGTCTTTTTGCAGAAGGGATTCGTCAAAGTTGACGCCAAATTAAAAAGCAAAATACCGAATATTTACGCGATCGGGGATTGCATCGGAGCTCCGTTATTGGCCCACGTCGCCTCTATGGAAGGAATCAAAGCCGCGGAAGCGATTTCGATCGCCAAAGGAAATTCGCACAACCTAATCTTCGAGCCGATCGACTACGATAAGATTCCCGCCTGTACCTATTGCCACCCCGAGGTCGCTTCCGTGGGTAAGACGGAGGCGGACGCGAAAAAAGCGGGCATAGAAATCTCCGTGGGGAAATTTCCCTTCCGGGTCAGCGGACGCGCCCAAGCCCTGGGTGAAACCGAGGGAATGGTCAAACTGATCGCGAATAAAAAGACTGGAGAATTGCTCGGAGCCCACATGATCGGTCCGAACGTAACGGAACTCTTGGGGGAAGTGAATCTAGGAATGGGTTCCGAACTGACACTGAAGGAAATCGCAGGAAGAATACACGCCCACCCTACTCTTTCGGAAGCCTTAATGGAAGCCGCCGCCCAAGCCTTGGGAGAAGCAATCAACCTATAGCGGACGAATTGGGTCTTGGATCCATGGTCCCGGAGAACAGAATATCTACCTTGCTCACCTTGAACTCCGTGGGAAGCTCGGATTCGAGGTGAAGCATGGAGGAATCCACATCGTGGAATTTTCCGGTAGTCTCGTCGAAGAAATGGTAATGGTCGTCTATATTGCTATCGAACACGGATTTTCCCAGACAGGAAAATTTGAACTCCCGCAGCAACCCTGCCGAAACCAGTACGTTCAACGTGTTGTAAACGGTGGCTAGGCTCATCTTAAAGGATTTCCGGTCCACCCACTCCTTTACTTCTTCGGCGGTAGGATGGTCCGCTTCGCAAAGAACGTACTGGCAAATGGAGATCCTCTGCATCGTAGGCTGGATGGAAACGGATTTTAAACGTTTCGCAATCTCGTCCGGAGTAAGGCAGTAATTATTCTTTTTACTAAAATGATCCATTCTAAGCGATCTTGAAAAACAAGGGTTCCTATAATATAGGACGGTCTTTCCCCTCGGAATCCGCCGGAAAAAAATCGAATTCCAACGTATTCTAAGGAAACCTTTGGATTCCGTTGGAATTTCGCAATCCAAAAACCCGGAGAAAAATCCGGGCAAACAGGGTTTTTATTTTGATACGGATCCTTCGGAACCATAACCTGTCCAAAAATCTTCGGAAACGATAGGAACGATGAGAAACAGAATCCTTAATTCCATCCTTATCTTTGCGCTCCTCCTTCCCTTTTCGGCAGGGGCTCAAAATTCCTCGGCCGGTCTCGGCACGGCGGAAACTCTTGCCCAAGCGGAATCCGCTCCTTCCCCAACGGAAGCTCCGGTCGAACACCACGAATCTGCGCCGGCGCATCACGAGAGCTTAGGCGGAGACCTTCCGTTCTGGTCGGTAATCCCCTTCATACTGATCCTGCTGAGCATCGCATTGTTACCATTGATTTCCCACGCGACCGCCCATTGGTGGGAAAATAACAATAATAAGCTGTTAGTCGCCTTGGCGTTGGGAGGAGTTTCCTTCGGGGTACTTTTGGCCTACAATTGCGGGGAAAAGATCTATCACACCATGGTCTTTGACTACATTCCGTTCATCATTCTTCTGGCCTCGCTCTTTTACATTTCCGGAGGGATCGTTCTAAAAGGGGATATTGAAGCCACGCCGATCAATAACACGATCTTTCTGATCGTAGGTACCTTTCTTTCCTCTTTTATCGGAACCACCGGAGCCTCCATGCTCATGATCCGACCGATCCTAAAAACGAATTCCGAAAGAAAACACGTGGTCCATACGGTCATTTTCTTCATCTTTCTGGTTTCGAATATCGGCGGTTCCTTAACACCCCTCGGGGATCCTCCATTGTTCTTAGGATATCTGCAAGGCGTGCCTTTTACCTGGACCTTCGGCCTTTTTCCGGAGATGCTTCTCACCTCGGTACTCCTACTAGTCGTTTATTTCGTATGGGACACGGTCATGCATAAGAAAGAGACCAAGAAGGACATCCAAAGGGACATCCGGGAACAGATTCCGATCGGATTGGAAGGCCAAGTCAATATCATTTGGCTCCTCGGAGTGGTGCTGTCCGTAGCCTACATCAACGAACATTACATTCCTGCGATCAAACACAACCATTACCTGGGATTCCTCCGTGAAGGAGTTCTCGTTCTGCTGATCCTTGCTTCCAAATTCACTTCCGATCCGAAACTGCGGGAAAGAAACAAGTTTACTCTGCAGCCGATCCAGGAGGTCGCGTATCTATTCATCGGAATCTTCCTTACGATGATCCCAGCGCTTCTATTATTGGAACACCACGGAAAGGAATTGGGAGTCACACAACCTTGGCATTTCTTCTGGGTGACAGGACTCTTTTCCGGTGTTTTGGATAATGCGCCGACCTATCTCACCTTCGTGTCTCTGGCAAAAGGCTTGCTCGGATTTACGGACATCCACCAAATCTTGGCGGATCCATTCGGAGAATCCTTGTTAAAAGCCATATCTGTGGGAGCGGTATTTATGGGAGCCTTGACCTACATAGGGAACGCCCCGAATTTCATGGTTAAATCCGTCGCGGAAGAGAATAACGTTAAAATGCCGAGTTTCGGAGGGTACGTACTCTATTCCTTGAGCCTACTCATCCCAACTTTTATCCTTTTGACCTTCCTCTTCTTCGTTTAATCGCGGAAGTCGGACCCGGAAAAAACCGTCGAGAGCGCTGTTCTCGGCGGTTTTTTATCTTCAGGATGCGAAAAGGAAAAGAAAGGGGCTTTTCAATCGGAAGATTGAGGAATCGGAGTGAATACTGCCGAGTGAAGACTCCGGCTACTCTTACCGTCCGGAGAGATTTTTTCCGTATATAGAACTTCTACGTTCGTGGATCTAGCCGGTCGATACATGACGACCTTTCCGATCCAATCGTAAACGGACAGCGAATAATCCACGACGCTTAACGCTGCCTGTAAAGGAAGGAATCTGGATTTGGACAACGGTTTCACTTCTCTATCGTTGGCAGCCATCATCCACTTGTAAATCCTCGCGGATCTACCCATGTTCTTCAGATTCTCCCATTCCAATTTCGTCTCGGGTAAAGTGGCTTCCACCTGACCGAACTGGACTCGAACCGGAATCCCTTTTTCTTTGGATTCCTGGATCGCCGTGGACAATTGCAGATCGAACGTGTCCTCGTCCAAATACTCGATTTGATTGCAGGAGGAAAAGACAGTCTCGCAAATATCTCCGTATCGTTTGTGAACGATATAGACCAGAACGATATTCCTGGTCTCCGGATGGTACAAAACCTTGGCGTTATAGTTCGTCGTCGGCCTATAATAAATTCCGCGGTACACCCTTTTGAATACGTTCCAGCCTACGAAACCGACTTCCTTTAGGACGGGAGGTTCCGGCAAATCCAAAGCGCGTACGGCTATATGCAATTTTTCGATAGCAACTCTTCCGTCCCGTTTGGAGATTTCCAACAAAAAGTCGCGGATCTCTTCCAATTCGTCGTCTCCCAATTTCAGCCGCTTTTTGGAAGTATCGATGAGCACCTTTCCTACGTTTTCCGACAGAAGTCTTTTCAATTCGGACTTCGTACCTTTTTTCGCGATTTCTTCCAGATCGTATTGGATACAATCCTCTTGATGACAGGAAATCTGTTCTTCATACCGATCCACGCCGAAGGTTCCCGAAGGCGGTGGCTTCGTTTCTGCGGATCCGGTTTGCGCTTGGGAAGGCAAAACCCCGACGAGAAATAAAAGAAGTAGGAGGACTTTAGATCGCAAAGATCGCACCGGAATTTTAGGAAACTTCGTCCCGGTAATCCATGACCAGATACATCAGAGTCTCGTTGTCCGTAGGATTGATATATTCGTGAGGCACGTCCGCCCGGAAAAACACGGAATCCTTGGCGTCCAGTTCGACTACCTTATCAGCCACTCTAAGTCTGAGCTTTCCGGAAACGACCACGAGATTTTCCGTCGTTCCCGCTTGGTGAGGTTCCGCGACTTCGATTCCGCCCGGCTTCAGAACGAGCTCGTAAAATTCCGTTCTTCTCCCGCCCAAAAAAGGAAACAAGGCGCGGCTGGAAAACACTTTGGAACTGGAATACAGGATCTTCGTATTCTCCGCTTTTAAAACCAGAACTCCGTCCGTTCCTTTTTCTTTAAGTAGCTCGCTGAAGGGTACGTTCAAACCGTTCGCGATTTTCCATAAAACAGCGATGGTGGGTACGCTTTTTCCTTGTTCGATTTGCGATAACATGGCACGACTCACTCCGCAACGAGACGCGAGTTTGTCCAAAGAGAGTCCTTTAGTATGGCGGATTAATTTAAGGTTTTCTTTGACAACTTCCGTAATATGTTCGCTGGAAACGATATCCTTCGCCTCGATTTCTTCCGCATCGACTTGGTTCATACCTTTTTCATCCAATATAACGGAATCAATGTCAATCCAATTTCGAAAAACACGTCTTAAGTTTACAGGAAGCGAGAAGATTCGATTCTAGGACCGGTATGAGTGAGAAACATTCCGGGCCCAAGTCTCTCGGGTACGAACGAAAGAAACCGGAAAAAATCCCGGTTTTGTACAGAGACGATTTTCTCCTGGTCGCGGAAAAACCCGCCGGACTCCCCGTTCACGCGACATTGGATCCGAATCGTAGAAATTTTGCGGACGAACTCCAGGCTCAGGAAAAATTACCTTACTTACGTTTGGTGAACCGTTTGGATTTGGATACGAGCGGACTCGTACTTTTTTGTATCGATGCGGAACGAAACAAAGAAGCGGATCACATCCTTTCCGAATCCGAAAAAAGATATTTGTGCATCGTAAAGGGACTCCCGGCAAAAGATTCCTTTCGAGAGGAATGCTTCTTAAAAGAAGGCAAAGGTAAAGTATCCGCCGTCCGTTCCGGAGGAAAGAAGGCGATCACGGAGTTCGAAGTTCTTTCCCGGAATCAAAACGGGAATATTTCCCTTCTGTCCGCAAAATTGATCACTGGCAGGAGACACCAAATCCGTTTTCAGATCGCTTTTGCCGGCTTTCCGATTCTGGGAGACCATACCTACGATCCTTCCGGAGACGAATTCAAAAACAAGGTCCCTTCTCCCCATCGCTGCCTACTCCATTCCTATCTTTTAAAATTCCTACCGCCGAATGCGGAAAGACCCTTGCAAATCCTGTCTCCTCTCCCGGAAGATTTTCGGATCTACCTTCCCTTTTTTCCTGGAATTTCTTTCCCTTTTTGAATAACCTGGAACGGAATTTTTTCGGTTCGGACACGAATCGACGATAGGGGGAAAAATGCCCGA from Leptospira fletcheri includes the following:
- a CDS encoding DUF342 domain-containing protein; the protein is MAVSTEQKSGLPEQDTSWESVFTLKVANDALSAELTIRPGMIRGRALSTGVILEFLHGRDISQERVLNDKIYQVLKQLAEATSKMNFSPVTFPIAAGVPAMKGEDGWVKFYHPQAQRVKIGEDGKADFRNIERYIYVKEGEKLASLFEGIPGKQGVDVFGKPIAPPSIKRPKLTIGKNVQERTGLVDGKELREYFSSTNGAIFSTETSVTVSQELQIDSNVGLGTGNVNYDGNVVVKGDIEPGASVTTNGSLIVKGNVESSELQVGRDLEVSGGIKGDGKNVIKVGGHLSAKFIENAEIEVDGDLVVEGFVLNSKIFCLGTVALNGANSNLVSSTVTAFTGLVCGHLGSQAELDTVVELGFHYRNDRAFEELTKRLHSAEKEMEKVLPKIQQIKQLVQRSRGQIPEEKKEGYRKVFAEYNEKSRFIEALKNKVEALKAARFHPGEVQLVVRKGAYKGGVIKYRRQIEKVEKFQSAFMMRFHPGQDKAAMVAVKPQK
- a CDS encoding alpha/beta hydrolase, with translation MIDDTIFTGFPFLLRYAGFRDSPISPILEVELESEIGVSVRTKILGPEDNSPVIYLQHGMSAKGIEDKRILVLATHLRNTGFKVYLPELTEVKNLQITDETVRKIRSVFRAIGKREGKSVSFLSASFSAGMGMVALAQEEDQSRLGATLLVGTYFDFGTTLPYVVSNFERDPYAVFVVLYNYVDKVRSELTGLKRFYLESSLDAGLQRTGDAAVAPKLISDLSEKEREFVRNVGTSSFRAELSPKRF
- a CDS encoding chemotaxis protein CheX — protein: MSVNIDPLLDEKFILTVSQIFPEFIDKSLGVHAVREAFGPSRNEGLCYENCTCVEFKGEAEGKLFLAMDGYTKLKLLPKIAKSFHIDPTIRSHAASIMLEFANQICAELISEMKSGRFEMEVSPPENLNHKLVPIDSEQYRQYILIYFLKDEIAKQYLGRIYLVLLMRKY
- a CDS encoding class I SAM-dependent DNA methyltransferase — encoded protein: MKLYSELAEYYFDIEKNARKFDLETQFLDRLFRKHRIRNVLDLGCGTGEHVTHFQGLGYKLRGVDSSARMIEVAKKRYSHCRFEVGSMQTYKSQEQWDGIISLFGSFNYLLTNEEVESTLKQLESNLKPAGIAVLEVWNAEPLRKIKRKAITPVSQTKTRNTVIQRNRGFRLVRADQSTVVEVNYIYNLNSKEVKDKHLMRAYFLTEFQRILSKHRMEILNVYSNYNEVKFRSNAGRMILVLKKKSA
- the lpdA gene encoding dihydrolipoyl dehydrogenase, which encodes MAESFDVTVIGGGPGGYVAAIRAAQLGLNVCLIEKERLGGICLNWGCIPTKALLESAHLLESARKAESFGLKISGISADFPAIVKRSRGVADTMANGVDFLMKKNKISVKKGSAVFKDKNTIWLPDSSKEEIRSEFFIIATGARPRELPGLPFDGEKVLSSKHAMIQDSAPKSLAIVGAGAIGAEFADFYASMGTQVTLIEMQDRILPLEDPEISGLLNRSFSKRGIQVLVNVGVSDPKADAKGVSFLLKGEGLPPEGERREFEKALVAIGVVPNTEGMSLEEIGVFLQKGFVKVDAKLKSKIPNIYAIGDCIGAPLLAHVASMEGIKAAEAISIAKGNSHNLIFEPIDYDKIPACTYCHPEVASVGKTEADAKKAGIEISVGKFPFRVSGRAQALGETEGMVKLIANKKTGELLGAHMIGPNVTELLGEVNLGMGSELTLKEIAGRIHAHPTLSEALMEAAAQALGEAINL
- the perRB gene encoding peroxide-responsive transcriptional repressor PerRB — translated: MDHFSKKNNYCLTPDEIAKRLKSVSIQPTMQRISICQYVLCEADHPTAEEVKEWVDRKSFKMSLATVYNTLNVLVSAGLLREFKFSCLGKSVFDSNIDDHYHFFDETTGKFHDVDSSMLHLESELPTEFKVSKVDILFSGTMDPRPNSSAIG
- a CDS encoding sodium:proton antiporter translates to MRNRILNSILIFALLLPFSAGAQNSSAGLGTAETLAQAESAPSPTEAPVEHHESAPAHHESLGGDLPFWSVIPFILILLSIALLPLISHATAHWWENNNNKLLVALALGGVSFGVLLAYNCGEKIYHTMVFDYIPFIILLASLFYISGGIVLKGDIEATPINNTIFLIVGTFLSSFIGTTGASMLMIRPILKTNSERKHVVHTVIFFIFLVSNIGGSLTPLGDPPLFLGYLQGVPFTWTFGLFPEMLLTSVLLLVVYFVWDTVMHKKETKKDIQRDIREQIPIGLEGQVNIIWLLGVVLSVAYINEHYIPAIKHNHYLGFLREGVLVLLILASKFTSDPKLRERNKFTLQPIQEVAYLFIGIFLTMIPALLLLEHHGKELGVTQPWHFFWVTGLFSGVLDNAPTYLTFVSLAKGLLGFTDIHQILADPFGESLLKAISVGAVFMGALTYIGNAPNFMVKSVAEENNVKMPSFGGYVLYSLSLLIPTFILLTFLFFV
- a CDS encoding helix-turn-helix domain-containing protein; this encodes MNQVDAEEIEAKDIVSSEHITEVVKENLKLIRHTKGLSLDKLASRCGVSRAMLSQIEQGKSVPTIAVLWKIANGLNVPFSELLKEKGTDGVLVLKAENTKILYSSSKVFSSRALFPFLGGRRTEFYELVLKPGGIEVAEPHQAGTTENLVVVSGKLRLRVADKVVELDAKDSVFFRADVPHEYINPTDNETLMYLVMDYRDEVS
- a CDS encoding RluA family pseudouridine synthase; amino-acid sequence: MSEKHSGPKSLGYERKKPEKIPVLYRDDFLLVAEKPAGLPVHATLDPNRRNFADELQAQEKLPYLRLVNRLDLDTSGLVLFCIDAERNKEADHILSESEKRYLCIVKGLPAKDSFREECFLKEGKGKVSAVRSGGKKAITEFEVLSRNQNGNISLLSAKLITGRRHQIRFQIAFAGFPILGDHTYDPSGDEFKNKVPSPHRCLLHSYLLKFLPPNAERPLQILSPLPEDFRIYLPFFPGISFPF